The Acinetobacter sp. SAAs474 DNA window ACTCTAAGTTGAAAGTTGCAATTGCCAACGTACTTCAACAAGAAGGTTACATTTCTAGCGTAGAAGTTGCTGACGTTGAAGGTAAAGCAACTTTAACAATTACGTTAAAATATTTTGAAGGCAAACCAGTTATCGAAACTGTGAAGCGCGTAAGCCGTCCAGGTCTTCGCCAGTATCGCGGTAAAGATAGTCTTCCTCGCGTTAAGCAAGGTTTAGGTATTGCAATTGTTTCTACAAGCAAAGGCATCATGACTGATCGCGCTGCACGTGCTGCAGGTATCGGTGGTGAAGTTATTGCTTTTGTTTCTTAATAGGTGATTCCTCATGTCTCGTGTGGCTAAAGCCCCAGTAACTGTACCGAATGGTGTAACAGTTACTCAGAACGGCCGGCAGGTCGAAGTGAAAGGCAGTAAAGGTACATTGTCTTTCAACCTGCATGCGCTGGTCGAGCTAAAACAGGAAGACGGTACATTAGTCATTGCTCCTGTAAAAGAGTCTAAAGACGCTTGGATGCAGGCTGGTACTGCTCGCGCTGTGCTTAACAACCTTGTTAAAGGTGTAAGCGAAGGCTTCGAACGTAAGTTACAACTCATCGGTGTTGGTTATAAAGCTGCGGTAAAAGGTAACGTTGTTAACCTTAACCTTGGTTTCTCTCACCCGATTGACTATAACCTTCCTGAAGGTGTAACTGCTGAAACTCCGAGTGCAACTGAAATTGTACTTAAATCTGCTGATAAAGCAGCTTTAGGTCAAGTTGCTGCTGAAATCCGTGGTTACCGTCCGCCAGAGCCTTATAAAGGTAAAGGTGTTCGTTATTCTGACGAAGTTGTTCTTCGTAAAGAAGCTAAGAAGAAATAAGGCGCGAGGTTCTTATGAACGAAAAGAAACAATCCCGTTTGCGTCGTGCGAAAAGCACACGCTTGCACATTCGTGCATTGGGTGCGACTCGTTTGTGTGTAAACCGCACTCCGCGTCACATCTATGCTCAAGTTATCTCAGCAGATGGTGGCAAAGTTTTAGCGCAAGCTTCAACTTTAGATGCTACTTTACGTGCTGCAACAACTGGTAACGTCGAAGCAGCGAAAAAAGTAGGTGCTTTAATCGCAGAGCGTGCTAAAGCAGCTGGTGTTACTAAAGTTGCATTTGACCGTTCTGGTTTTAAATATCATGGTCGTATCAAAGCCTTGGCTGATGCTGCTCGTGAAAACGGCTTGGAGTTCTAATCATGGCTAAAGTTGAACAAAACGAAGGTCTTGTTGAAAAGCTGGTTGCCGTTGATCGTGTAGCCAAAGTTGTTAAGGGTGGTCGTATCTTCTCTTTCACAGCATTAACTGTTGTGGGTGATGGTAATGGTCGCGTAGGTTTTGGTCGTGGTAAAGCGCGTGAAGTTCCAGCTGCTATTTCTAAAGCACTTGAAGCTGCTCGTCGTAACATGATTACGATTGACCTTGTTGACGGTACTGTTCAACATCCTATTAATGCTCGTCACGGTGCAAGCCGCGTTTACATGCAACCTGCTTCTGAAGGTACTGGTGTAATTGCTGGTGGTGCTATGCGTGCAGTTCTAGAAGCTGTTGGCGTACGTAACGTATTAACTAAATGTTATGGTTCTACTAACGCTGCTAACGTAGTAAACGCAACTTTTAAAGGTTTGCGTGATATGACTTCTCCTGAGAAAGTTGCTGCGAAACGTGGTTTAACAGTAGAAGAAATTCAAGGGTAATCAATCATGAAAACGATTAAAGTTACCCAGACTAAATCTGCATCTCATCGCTTGAAAAATCACAAGTTGAGCTTGAAAGGTTTAGGTCTGCGTCGTATTGGTCATACTGTAGAAGTGCAAGATACGCCTTCTAACCGTGGTATGATCAACCAAGTCTACTATATGGTTAGTGTAGAGGAATAAGCCATGACTCTGCGTTTAAATACAATTGCACCTGCAGAAGGTGCTAAACGTGAAAACCTTCGTTTAGGCCGTGGTATCGGTTCTGGCGTTGGTAAGACTGGTGGTCGTGGTATCAAAGGTCAAAATTCACGTAAGAGCGGTGGTACACGTCCAGGCTTTGAAGGCGGTCAAACTGCGATTTATCGTCGTTTACCTAAATTCGGTTTCACTAGCCAACAAGCACTAAAAACTGCTGAAGTACGTTTATCTGAGCTTGCTAAAGTTGAAGGCGATATCGTATCGTTAGAAACATTAAAAGCAGCGAATGTTGTACGTAAAGATATGCTTCGTGCTCGTATCGTACTTTCTGGTGATGTTACTCGTGCGTTCACTATCCAAGGTGTTGCTGTGACTAAAGGCGCTAAAGCTGCTGTTGAAGCTGCTGGCGGTAAAGTCGAGGAGTAATTCCCAGTGTCTATGTCTCCTAGTTCTTCGGGTCATGTTAACATGATGAAGGGTCAACCATTTCATGTGAAATACCGTGAAATTATTCGACGAATGATGTTTCTTATTGGTGCATTGTTGGTCTTTAGACTAGGAGCGCATATTCCAGTACCAGGCATCAATAATGCAGCGCTTGAGAATTTATTTAATGCCAACCAAGGTACGATTCTTGGTTTGTTTAATATGTTCTCTGGTGGTGCATTAGAGCGTATGTCAATTCTTGCGCTTGGAATTATGCCATATATCTCTGCATCGATTATTGTGCAGTTGATGTCAACAGTCGTTCCTTCATTGGAAGCCTTAAAAAAAGAAGGTGAACAAGGTAAGCGTAAGATTAGCCAGTATACACGACAAGGTACACTGCTACTTGCCCTCGTACAGTCTATTGGTATGTGTGCGGGTCTGATTAGTCAAGGCATTACCTTGACTGACGGGCTAGCATTTTATATACCCGCAGTGACGTCATTGGTTGCAGGTACAATGTTCTTGATGTGGTTAGGTGAACAAATTACTGAGCGTGGGGTGGGTAATGGTATTTCCATGATCATCTTTGCCGGTATTGTTGCTGGATTGCCAAATTTAGTTTTGCAATCTTTTTCATCTATCGATAATGGTCAGTCTAGTTTAATCGGTTTGGCAATATTTGCGGTATTATCACTGGCTGTGTTGGCTGCGATTGTGTTTATTGAAAAAGCACAACGTCGTATCCCAGTCAATTATGCGCAAAAACAGCAGGGCCGTCGTGTATTCACTGCACAGCAAACACATTTGCCATTAAAAATTAATATGGCGGGTGTGATTCCAGCAATTTTTGCAAGTTCATTGCTC harbors:
- the rplR gene encoding 50S ribosomal protein L18; translated protein: MNEKKQSRLRRAKSTRLHIRALGATRLCVNRTPRHIYAQVISADGGKVLAQASTLDATLRAATTGNVEAAKKVGALIAERAKAAGVTKVAFDRSGFKYHGRIKALADAARENGLEF
- the rplF gene encoding 50S ribosomal protein L6: MSRVAKAPVTVPNGVTVTQNGRQVEVKGSKGTLSFNLHALVELKQEDGTLVIAPVKESKDAWMQAGTARAVLNNLVKGVSEGFERKLQLIGVGYKAAVKGNVVNLNLGFSHPIDYNLPEGVTAETPSATEIVLKSADKAALGQVAAEIRGYRPPEPYKGKGVRYSDEVVLRKEAKKK
- the secY gene encoding preprotein translocase subunit SecY, producing the protein MKGQPFHVKYREIIRRMMFLIGALLVFRLGAHIPVPGINNAALENLFNANQGTILGLFNMFSGGALERMSILALGIMPYISASIIVQLMSTVVPSLEALKKEGEQGKRKISQYTRQGTLLLALVQSIGMCAGLISQGITLTDGLAFYIPAVTSLVAGTMFLMWLGEQITERGVGNGISMIIFAGIVAGLPNLVLQSFSSIDNGQSSLIGLAIFAVLSLAVLAAIVFIEKAQRRIPVNYAQKQQGRRVFTAQQTHLPLKINMAGVIPAIFASSLLLFPASLGQWVGSADPDAGFIKRSLQDLALVLSPGQPLYLVLFGALIIFFCYFYTALVFSPKEVSENLKRSGAYVPGIRPGEQTARYLDHILNRLTFIGAMYITIICLMPMILQSSFGIPFSLGGTSLLIVVVVVMDFMAQLQAHLTSHQYDSQTLMRKTTAHPKG
- the rplO gene encoding 50S ribosomal protein L15, encoding MTLRLNTIAPAEGAKRENLRLGRGIGSGVGKTGGRGIKGQNSRKSGGTRPGFEGGQTAIYRRLPKFGFTSQQALKTAEVRLSELAKVEGDIVSLETLKAANVVRKDMLRARIVLSGDVTRAFTIQGVAVTKGAKAAVEAAGGKVEE
- the rpmD gene encoding 50S ribosomal protein L30, with product MKTIKVTQTKSASHRLKNHKLSLKGLGLRRIGHTVEVQDTPSNRGMINQVYYMVSVEE
- the rpsH gene encoding 30S ribosomal protein S8; the encoded protein is MSMQDTVADMLTRVRNAQMAKKQTVSMPNSKLKVAIANVLQQEGYISSVEVADVEGKATLTITLKYFEGKPVIETVKRVSRPGLRQYRGKDSLPRVKQGLGIAIVSTSKGIMTDRAARAAGIGGEVIAFVS
- the rpsE gene encoding 30S ribosomal protein S5, with product MAKVEQNEGLVEKLVAVDRVAKVVKGGRIFSFTALTVVGDGNGRVGFGRGKAREVPAAISKALEAARRNMITIDLVDGTVQHPINARHGASRVYMQPASEGTGVIAGGAMRAVLEAVGVRNVLTKCYGSTNAANVVNATFKGLRDMTSPEKVAAKRGLTVEEIQG